The genomic segment GCATCCAATTTAATCCTAACAGGAAAATCTTTTACTTCATAAGGTTTTAAATTTCTAATCTCTTCTCTTACAACCTCTTCTATCTTCATTTCAGCTATTCAATCCTCTTATCTTTATTGAATGGGCATGGGCATCTAAACCCTCTAGGTTTGCAAAATGAAAAACCTTTTCACCAATTTCTTTAAAACCCTTGTCGGTAAAGAAGACAACGTTTGATCTCTTAATAAAATCATAAACCCCCAATGGAGAGAAAAATCTGCTCGTTCCACCTGTTGGAAGAACATGGTTTGGTCCAGCCATATAATCTCCTAAAACTTCTGGGGTATCAGAACCTAAAAAAATGGCTCCAGCATTCTTCACCTTTTTCAATAGATCAAATGGCTTCAAAACAAAAAGCTCCAAATGTTCAGGGGCTATCTCATTTACCAATGAGATCCCTTCTTTGAGGTCCTTCACAACCAATATCCATCCATTTTTATCTAAAGATTTTTTAATGATCTTCTTTCGAGAAAGTTTTTCCTTTTGTATATTTAATTCTCTGAGGACATCATTTGCCAATCCTTTTTCTGGGGTTATCAGCACAGTTAAAGCCATTTCATCATGTTCTGCTTGAGAAAGAAGGTCAGCCGCTATATAATCTGGCTTACCGGATTTATCAGCTAGTATTACAATTTCGCTTGGACCAGCAATCATATCAATGTCCACATGCCCATAAACAAGCTTTTTGGCTGTAGCAACATAGATATTCCCTGGTCCTACTATCTTATCGACTCTCTTAATATTCTCTGTTCCGTAAGCCATAGCTCCTATTGCCTGTGCACCCCCAATAAAATATATCTCTTCAATATCAATGATATCAGCTGCAACTATAACATAAGGATTGATATCTCCTTCCTTTGTAGGAGTACACATAACGATCTCCTCGACACCAGCTACTTTAGCCGGTATGGCATTCATTAAAACAGAGGAGGGATAAGAAGCTTTTCCACCAGGGACATAAATACCGACCCTCCTTATAGGATTAATCGTCTGACCCAATGTAACACCTCTTTTATCAGTAGAAAGCCATGATTTCTCTCTCTGTCTCTTATGAAATCTCTCTATTCTTTTTGCTGCTTCTTTTAAAATGTAAACCAAACGTGGATCGGTTTTTTGATAAGCTTTTTTTATGTCCTTTTTTCTCAGTTTTAATGATGAAGGACTTAATTTTATACCATCATAAGTTTCAGTATACTTTATTAAAGCCTTATTACCATGCCTTCTTAAGTCTTTTAGAATCTTTAAAACCGTCTCGTCTACACAGCCGATTGACTGATCTGATCTATTAATAATTCTTTTTAAAGATTCTCTAACTCCCTTATCATTTGTATTTATGATTTTCATTGAGAAGAATCCTTTTAAATTCTCTCTATATTCGCCCCTAAACTTTTCAATTTATTCTCTATCCTCTCATAGCCTCTGTCAATATGATAAATTCTGGAGATCGTCGTAGTCCCTTCAGCAACAAGGCCAGCTAGGATTAAGCAAGCACTGGCTCTTAGATCAGTAGCCATTAAAGGGGCACCAGTGAGTTTTTTAACCCCTTTAATAATAGCACTATTTCCTTCAATTGAAATATCAGCGCCCATCCTTTTAAGCTCAGCAATATGCATAAACCTATTTTCAAAAACTGTCTCAGATATAACGCTTATTCCATTAGCAATGGAAAGCAAAGACATAATCTGAGCCTGCATATCTGTGGGAAATCCTGGATAAGGAGCGGTTTTTACATCTACTGCTTTTATCTCTTTATTTCTCCTTACCTTAATCCAAGAATCACCTTCTACCACATCTGCACCCGTATCTTTCAGCTTAAGAATCAGAGAAAGAACATGTTTTGGAATACAATTTTTTATTAATACTTCACCGCCAGTAATAGCTGCAGCAATCATAAAAGTCCCTGTCTCAATCCGATCAGGAATAATTGAATGTTTAAATGAATGAAGGCTCTTCACCCCTTGAATCTTAATGGTATCAGTTCCGGCACCCGTGATTTTAGCTCCCATACTATTCAAGAGGTTCGCTAGGCCCTCAACCTCTGGCTCGCAGGCTGCATTCTCAATAACTGTTTGGCCTTCTGCCATAGATGCTGCCATAAGAATATTTTCTGTACCAGTCACAGTAGGTAAATCGAGATAGATATGCGCTCCTTTTAATTTTGGGGCTGAGATATTAACATAACCATGCTCAATCTTTATCTTGGAACCCAGAGCCTCTAGACCTTTAAGATGTAAATCAATCGGCCTTGCTCCAATCGCACAACCTCCTGGCAAAGAAACCCTTGCTCTTCCTAATCTCGCAACCAAAGGCCCTAAAACCAAAACAGAGGCCCTCATGGTTTTCACTAAATCATAAGGTGCTTCAATGTTATTAATCTCTGATGGATCTATAGTGAATTTCCCTTTGTTGTTATCTGCAATCTTGGCACCTAATACCTCAAGGAGTTTAAATATAGTTTTAACATCAATGAGTTTTGGGACATTTTCTAGAAAACATTTTTCCTTAGTAAGAATGGAAGCGGCTATAATAGGAAGGGCGGAATTCTTTGCTCCACTGATTTCAATAGAACCCTGTAATGATATACCACCTTTTACTATTATCTGATCCACATTATAAACCTATTGTTTTACTTTTTGAGCCATGATTACCCTTTCAATCCCTGCTAGGTCTCTTTTAACTCTGATATTAGCATAAAGGCCTCTGTTTTCAATCATTCGCTGCACAGAGTCTCTCTGGTCTTTTCCAATCTCAAGAAGTAAAAAACCTTTATCTTTTAGAAAATAAGGAGATTTTATAATTATCTCATTTATGTAATCTAACCCACCTCTTCCTCCGTTTAAAGAATCAATCGGTTCAAAATCCTTGACCTCTTTTGAGAGTCTTTTGAGCTCATGAACAGATACATATGGAGGATTAGAGACGATTATATCAAAACAACCCTTTTTGAAACCCAAATCCTTGCAAAAATCTCCCTTAATGAGTAGAGTCCTATCCTGAACAGAATGTAATATCAGATTTTCTTTAGCGACTTTCAGAGCTTTTTCTGATTGATCAAGGGCATAGACAAAACAGTTTTTAAGCTCTTTAGTTAATGCTACGGGAATATTCCCGCATCCTGTTCCAAGGTCTAAAATCTTTATTTCTCTTTTTATATTTAAACTTTCTAGACCGTATTCTTCTACAATTTCCAATGCTCCTTCAATCAAAAACTCTGTTTCAGGTCTAGGTATCAATACATCTTTATTTATCTTAAAAATTAAAGACCAAAACTCCTTTTCGCCAATAATATAATGGACGGGCTCCTTCGATGCCCTCCTTTTAATTAAAGACTTAAACCTTCTCAGGTCTTTATTGCCTAAAACGCTTTGGTGTTCTAATAAAAGCCTCAATCTGTCTAAGCCAAGTGTATTGGCTAATAAGACCTCGGAGTCTAAACGCGGGCTCTTTATACCTTTTTTTTGGAGCACAGTAATACCCCATTGCAGAGAATCACGTAGGGTCAATGACATAAAAAACACCCTTATCTTTTTGGTTCTAACAATGAATTGCTGGTCTTTTTGTTCTTATCTAGATTGGTATTTTTATCCTCGATGTTCTTGAGCCTCTCTAAATCATAAGCTTCTGTCAGCCCCTCTATTATTTCATCTAACTCCCCTT from the Nitrospinota bacterium genome contains:
- the hisD gene encoding histidinol dehydrogenase, with the translated sequence MKIINTNDKGVRESLKRIINRSDQSIGCVDETVLKILKDLRRHGNKALIKYTETYDGIKLSPSSLKLRKKDIKKAYQKTDPRLVYILKEAAKRIERFHKRQREKSWLSTDKRGVTLGQTINPIRRVGIYVPGGKASYPSSVLMNAIPAKVAGVEEIVMCTPTKEGDINPYVIVAADIIDIEEIYFIGGAQAIGAMAYGTENIKRVDKIVGPGNIYVATAKKLVYGHVDIDMIAGPSEIVILADKSGKPDYIAADLLSQAEHDEMALTVLITPEKGLANDVLRELNIQKEKLSRKKIIKKSLDKNGWILVVKDLKEGISLVNEIAPEHLELFVLKPFDLLKKVKNAGAIFLGSDTPEVLGDYMAGPNHVLPTGGTSRFFSPLGVYDFIKRSNVVFFTDKGFKEIGEKVFHFANLEGLDAHAHSIKIRGLNS
- the murA gene encoding UDP-N-acetylglucosamine 1-carboxyvinyltransferase, encoding MDQIIVKGGISLQGSIEISGAKNSALPIIAASILTKEKCFLENVPKLIDVKTIFKLLEVLGAKIADNNKGKFTIDPSEINNIEAPYDLVKTMRASVLVLGPLVARLGRARVSLPGGCAIGARPIDLHLKGLEALGSKIKIEHGYVNISAPKLKGAHIYLDLPTVTGTENILMAASMAEGQTVIENAACEPEVEGLANLLNSMGAKITGAGTDTIKIQGVKSLHSFKHSIIPDRIETGTFMIAAAITGGEVLIKNCIPKHVLSLILKLKDTGADVVEGDSWIKVRRNKEIKAVDVKTAPYPGFPTDMQAQIMSLLSIANGISVISETVFENRFMHIAELKRMGADISIEGNSAIIKGVKKLTGAPLMATDLRASACLILAGLVAEGTTTISRIYHIDRGYERIENKLKSLGANIERI
- the prmC gene encoding peptide chain release factor N(5)-glutamine methyltransferase; translation: MSLTLRDSLQWGITVLQKKGIKSPRLDSEVLLANTLGLDRLRLLLEHQSVLGNKDLRRFKSLIKRRASKEPVHYIIGEKEFWSLIFKINKDVLIPRPETEFLIEGALEIVEEYGLESLNIKREIKILDLGTGCGNIPVALTKELKNCFVYALDQSEKALKVAKENLILHSVQDRTLLIKGDFCKDLGFKKGCFDIIVSNPPYVSVHELKRLSKEVKDFEPIDSLNGGRGGLDYINEIIIKSPYFLKDKGFLLLEIGKDQRDSVQRMIENRGLYANIRVKRDLAGIERVIMAQKVKQ